In Cryptomeria japonica chromosome 10, Sugi_1.0, whole genome shotgun sequence, a genomic segment contains:
- the LOC131060674 gene encoding dirigent protein 1, with protein sequence MASHYNKKLVLLLLLLAAPVIEFGSARKKKLKKTNLTFYMEDYQTGSNVTAVPVAGVNGTKTGILNFSAVYVIDNRLTEGPENSSLEIGRGRGMYTNSALDGTDLQLVISVVFSNGKFNGSTLQIQGSDRVLLQRREVSVVGGTGYFRFGRGYAVLETAFLYASTLNIVVDVTVLHY encoded by the coding sequence ATGGCCTCCCATTACAACAAGAAGTTAGTTTTACTGCTATTGCTTTTAGCAGCCCCTGTAATCGAATTCGGGTCTGCCAGaaaaaagaaattgaagaagaCGAATCTGACATTTTACATGGAAGATTATCAGACGGGGTCGAATGTGACTGCAGTGCCTGTTGCGGGCGTAAATGGGACAAAAACGGGAATTTTGAACTTCTCGGCTGTTTATGTGATCGACAACAGATTAACAGAAGGGCCGGAGAATTCTTCATTGGAGATCGGCAGAGGTCGAGGAATGTATACAAATTCGGCCTTGGATGGCACTGATCTTCAGCTGGTGATTTCTGTGGTGTTTAGTAACGGGAAATTTAATGGTAGTACGCTGCAGATTCAGGGGTCGGATCGTGTTTTGTTGCAGAGGCGAGAGGTTTCTGTAGTTGGGGGAACAGGGTATTTTAGATTTGGCAGAGGTTACGCCGTTTTGGAAACGGCTTTCCTTTATGCCTCAACCCtcaacattgtggttgatgtcACTGTGCTTCATTACTAG